A stretch of DNA from Streptomyces sp. NBC_01197:
CGTACGGGATCTCGGCGCTCGCCGGAGGGACGGGGGTGCACTCCGTGACCACTGCGGTCTCCGTCGCGCTCTCCCTGTTCTTCATCGTGGGCGGCGCGGGGGCCGCGCTCGGCGGGCGGCAGGCGGCGCGGGTCGACCAGCGGATCAGGCGGTGGTCCGCCGCGCACCCCTGGCGGGTCGCGGCCGTGCCCGCGGTGCTGATGGCTCTCAGTGACGTGGTGGTCCGCCAACTGCTCGGATCGGAAAGCTTTTTCAGCAGTTTGGGGGACGCGGTGTGGCGCGGGGTTGTCGTCGGTGGGGTCGTGGGGCTGGTGGGGAGGTTCGGGGGGCGGCGGGGGTGACAGCGAACCGGGGTGGGGGGTGACAACGGGTCCGGGCGGGGGTGACGGTGCCGCCGGCGCTCCCTGACGGTGTCTCTGGTGCTCCCTTCGGGGAGGGCTAGTTCGCCGGTTTCCGTACGGCCGTGAGGTTGATGACGTACTCCTCCCGCACCCTGCCCTCCGGGAAGATCCGCAGCAGTTCCGCCCTCTCGTCCGCCAGGGCCGGGGCCGCATCCTTCTCCGGCGCGGCTGCCACGTATGAACGGCTGCTCAGCTGGGCGATGTGGGTGTCGATGTCCACCTCGCGCGACCACTGCAGGCGGCGGAAGGCCGGGGTCAGGCCGTCGTACAGGGTCTTGATGATCACGGGGGCCCTGGGCGCCGTCCCGTAGCGGTAGTACTCGGGGAGCCGCTTCTTCAGCCGTGCCTCCTGGTCCGCGGCCCAGCGGACGGACAGGTCCGGGACGTTCCACCAGAGGGCCAGCACCCCGCGCGGCTTCAGGACCCGCAGGGCTTCGGGAACCGAGCGGGTCGGTTCCGTCCAGTGCCAGGCCTGCGCGTACGTGACGAAGTCGGCGCGGCCCGAGGCGAGCGGGAGCGCGCCGCCCACACCCCGCACCAGCGGCACGCCCGGGAGGGCGGAGCGCAGCTGTGCGGCCATGCCGGGGCCCGGTTCGACCGCCACCACCTCGGCGCCGCGGTCCCGCAGCAGCCCGGTGGCGATGCCCGTGCCCGCGCCGACGTCGACCACGTACGCGCCCTTGAGCGGGCGGTGCGCCATCGCTTCCACGGCGTCGAAGAGCTCGGGCGGATATCCGGGGCGCGCTGCGGCGTACTGGGCGGCCACCCGGTCCGAGGACAGTGCGAGTTCCGTCATGTCTGACATCTTCATGTCCGACATCTTCGTGGCGGACGACCGCTGGGAACAGAGGCAGGGAAGGGGCAGGCGGGGCTCCGCGCCTGCGGTGCGGGCTGCCTGGTGGTGTACGTACGGCGCTCAGCCGCGCCTGGGCTTCGGCTTCCTGCGGGCTGCCGGGTTTCCGGCCCGGGCTCCCCGGCGCTTCTCGTACGCCGCTGCGGCCGTCTCGTACTCGGTACGGCGCAGTTGCTCGCCGGGAGCCTCGGTCAGGGAGCGGATGAAGTATGCGAGGAGCGAGCCGATGAAGCCGATCGCCTTCAGACTGCGCAGGGATTCCTCGCGGGCCGGATCGGCGGGGCGGCGGCGGAAGCCGTCCCAGGTGCGGGCGAAGGCGACAGCGCTGCAGACGGCGAAGACCGCCACGAAGAGGACGGACGCGAAGCTGCCGATGTCGGCGGTCTCGACACCCTGGTAGGCGAGCCGCATCACGAAGCACGCGGCGACCGTTGTGACCAGTGCGCCGACGGCGACCGCTGCGCGCCGCAGCCCGTATCCGCTGTCGTGGCCGACCCAGGTCGTACCGAAGAAGCGGATGGTCTCGGGCTGCGGCCCGCCGGGCGTACGGCCCTGGCCGGCCTGGCCGGTGCTGCCGGGCCTGCTGGGCTTGTCGGTCTTGCCGGCCTTGCCGGCCTTGTCGCCCGGAGCGGCGGTCTTCGCGGTGCCGTCGCCGTTGTCGCCGTTCTCGCCGTTGTCGCTCACGGGCCCGATTATCCCCCGCTGCCGGGCGGGGGATGAAGCCGGTGCGGCTCAGGCGGTGCGGTTCAGCCGCAGTGGGTCCACGGGCTGGTGTACGTGTACGTGCCGACGCCGGCCTCGATCATGCCGCCCCACTGCACGCAGGAGTTGGCGGCCTTGAGCCGCACCGGGCCCGCGTACGAGGAGTACCTGCCCTGGTCCTTGGCCTGGCCCTTGCCGTCGCCCTGGACGTCGAGCCAGGCCCCGGTGGGCATGGACATTCCCGCGGTCGCGCGGCTGTGGTCGGTGACGACGCAGTTGTAGCCGGTTTTCGAGTTGTAGAGGAGGTGGACGCGGGCGAATTCGACTCGCCCGTTGGTGAAGATGTGGGAATCGATCTCCCGGTAGCCGGAACCGCAGATGCTCGCCGGTGTGGCAGCAGGTGCTGCGGCGGGTGCGACGGCTGATGCCGCAGTGGGTGCCGCGGTCGCCGGGACGATCCCGATCGCCGCGAAGCCTCCGACGGCTGCCGCGATGACGGCCGGCCTCTGGATGAACTGACGGATGAGCCGACGGATCGGCTGACGGATCGGCCGACGGACGATCGACTGCCGACCGGTCGACTGACGGGCGGGCTGATGGACCGGCTGACGGGCGGGCTGACGCATGGTGCCCCCAATTGTGACCATGGCAGGGAAGGGGGCAGCGTAACGCACCGGCCCGGACACACACAGTGACGAAAAGGTGTGGGTCCGGGCCGGTGCGGCGGTTCGGGTGCGGCAGTCAGCCGAGCTTCGAGACGTCCCTGACGGCGCCGCGGTCGGCGCTGGTCGCCATGGCCGCGTACGCCTTCAGCGCCTGCGAGACCTTGCGCTCGCGGTTCTTCGGGGCGTACACGCCGTTCAGCGCGGCGCGTCGGGACGCCAGTTCCTCGTCGGAGACCAGGAGCTCGATGGAGCGGTCCGGGATGGCGATGCGGATGCGGTCGCCGTCCTCGACGAGCGCGATGGTGCCGCCCGCCGCCGCCTCGGGCGATGCGTGCCCGATCGACAGGCCCGATGTACCGCCGGAGAAGCGGCCGTCGGTGACCAGGGCGCAGACCTTGCCGAGGCCGCGGCCCTTGAGGAAGGACGTCGGGTAGAGCATCTCCTGCATACCGGGGCCTCCCTTGGGGCCCTCGTAGCGGATGACGACGACGTCGCCCGGGGCGATCTCCTTGCGGAGGATCTTGTCGACGGCCTCCTCCTGGGACTCGCAGACCACGGCAGGGCCCTCGAAGGTCCAGATCGACTCGTCGACGCCGGCCGTTTTCACGACGCAGCCGTCCACGGCGAGGTTGCCCTTGAGGACGGCGAGGCCGCCGTCCTTGGAGTACGCGTGCTCGGCGTCGCGGATGCAGCCGCCCGCCGCGTCCGTGTCGAGGGTGTCCCAGCGCTCGGACTGCGAGAACGCCTCGGCGGAGCGGACACAGCCGGGGGCCGCGTGCCACAGCTCGACCGCCTCGGCCGACGGGGAGCCGCCGCGCACGTCCCAGGTCTTCAGCCAGTCCGCCAGCGACGGGGAGTGCACCGAGTGCACGTCCTCGTTGAGCATGCCGCCCCGGTACAGCTCACCGAGGATGGCGGGGATACCGCCGGCCCGGTGCACGTCCTCCATGTAGTACGTGCCGCCGGGGGCGACGTTCGGCGCGACCTTGGACAGGCACGGGACGCGGCGCGAGACCTCGTCCATGTCGGCCAGACCGTACGGCAGTCCGGCCTCCTGCGCGGCTGCCAGCAGGTGCAGGATCGTGTTGGTCGAGCCGCCCATGGAGATGTCGAGCGCCATCGCGTTGTCGAAGGCGGCGCGGCCGGCGATGGCACGCGGCAGGACGCTCTCGTCGTCCTGCTCGTAGTGGCGCTTGGCGATCTCCACGACCGTGCGGCCGGCGTTCTCGTACAGCGCCTTGCGGGCGGTGTGGGTGGCGAGCACCGAGCCGTTGCCGGGGAGCGCCAGGCCGAGGGCCTCGGTCAGACAGTTCATCGAGTTGGCCGTGAACATGCCCGAGCAGCTGCCGCAGGTGGGGCAGGCGTTCTCCTCGATGCGGAGGATGTCCTCGTCCGAGACGTTCTCGTCGACCGCGTCGCTGATGGCGTTGACCAGGTCGAGCTTGCGGACCGTGCCGTCGACCAGGGTCGCCTTGCCGGCCTCCATCGGGCCGCCGGAGACGAAGACCGTGGGGATGTTGAGGCGCAGCGCGGCCATCAGCATTCCCGGCGTGATCTTGTCGCAGTTGGAGATGCAGATCAGGGCGTCCGCGCAGTGCGCCTCGACCATGTACTCGACGCTGTCCGCGATCAGGTCGCGCGAGGGGAGGCTGTAGAGCATCCCGCCGTGACCCATCGCGATGCCGTCGTCCACGGCGATGGTGTTGAACTCGCGGGGCACCGCGCCCGCCGCCTTGATCGCCTCGGAGACGATCCGGCCGACCGGCTGGAGGTGGGTGTGGCCCGGCACGAACTCGGTGAACGAGTTGGCGACCGCGATGATCGGCTTGCCGATGTCCTCGCTCGCTACGCCCGAGGCTCGCATGAGGGCACGGGCGCCCGCCATGTTGCGGCCGTGGGTGACTGTGCGGGACCTCAGCTCGGGCATCGTGGCTCGCTCCTTAGGCAGATGTGACTGCCGTCGAGCGTACGCCTGCCCTCCAAGATCCGGACACCTCGTCCGGATTACGGGACGGGTGCGGGGGTGGATCACGGGGTGGGACGCGGGAGGACAGGGGGCGGATCGCGGATCCGTCCCGGGACGGATCCAGAATGTTACGGGTGAGGAGTCCCGCCCGCCGGGCCGCCCGCGGGCCTCACTCCGTCAGATACCTCTGCAGCGTCGGGGCGACCATCGCCACGATGTCGTCCACCTCGGCCGATGCCATCGGCTCCACCTTGATCACGTACCGCAGCATCGCGATACCGACCATGTGCGAGGCCGCCAGCTCCGCCCGGAACTGCGGGTCCGGTACGTCGAGATCCGCCGCCACCCGTTCGAGTACGCGCTGGAACACGAAACCGCGCAGCACCTTCCCCGCCGCCTCGTGCGTCAGTGCCGAGCGGACGATCGCCAGCAGCGGGGTGCGGGTCGCCGGGTTCTCCCAGACGCCGAGGAAGTAGCGGGCCAGCCGCTCGCCGATGCGGTCGGGGCCCGCTTCGAGCAGCGAGGTGACGAACTGGGCGGGCTCCATCGTGACCTCGATCGCCGCCTCGAAGACCTCGTCCTTCGTGCCGAAGTAGTGGTGGACGAGCGCCGCGTCGACCCCGGCCGCCTTCGCGATACCGCGTACGGACGTCTTGTCGTACCCCCGCTCGGAGAACTCCCTGCGGGCCGATTCCAGGATGCGCGTCCGCGCCCCGCCGCCCTCGGCCGCCCGGTCGCGCGGCGGGCGGCCCCTGCGGCGGGCGGGGGCGGAATCGGCGCCGGCGGGGGCGCCGCTGTCGTCGCCTGCCGGGCCGGTGATGGGTGCCCTGGGTGTCACGGGTGGTGCACCCGGGTCGCCAGGTGGAGGCGGGTGAAGGCGAGGGCCTCCGCCAGGTCTGCCTCGCGTTCCGCGGTGGACATCGCGCGGCGGGTGTTGACCTCGATGACGACATGGCCGTCGAAGCCGCTGCCCGCGAGCCCTTCGAGCAGCTCCGCGCAGGGCTGCGTACCGCGTCCCGGCACCAGGTGCTCGTCCTTGCCGGAGCCGCGGCCGTCCGCGAGGTGCACATGGGCCAGCCGCGGGCCCATCCGGCCGATCATCGCCATCGCGTCGGTACGGGCGGTCGCCGTGTGCGAGAGGTCGGCCGTGAAGTGGCGGTAGTCGTCGCTCGTGACGTCCCAGTCGGGGGCGTACGCGAGCATCTCGCGGTCCCGGTAGCGCCACGGGTACATGTTCTCCACGGCGAACCGCACACCGGTCTCGTCCGCCATCCGCCAGATCCCGTCGACGAAGTCACGGGCGTACGAGCGCTGCCAGCGGAAGGGCGGGTGGACGACGACGGTGGACGCGCCGAGCCGCTCGGCGGCCGACCTGGCGCGCTGGAGCTTGGTCCAGGGGTCGGTGGACCAGACCCGCTGGGTGATCAGCAGACACGGCGCGTGTACGGCGAGTACCGGAATCCGGTGGTGGTCGGAGAGTCTGCGCAGCGCCTCGATGTCCTGGCTGACGGGGTCGGTCCACACCATGACCTCGACGCCGTCGTAGCCGAGGCGCGCGGCGATCTCGAAGGCCGTCGCCGTCGACTCCGGATACACGGACGCCGTGGACAGCGCGACCTTCGCATCCGGGATGCGCACCACTGGTTCTGCCACGGAGACAGCGTACGGGCCGCGCCCGGGGTCTTCCGTTCGGATCGGGCCGGATCGGGCCCGATCCGGACGGGGAGCCTACCGCACGGGCAGGTGGTCGAGGCGGCGCAGGATGACGCCCTCGCGCAGCGCCCAGGGGCAGACCTCCAGCTCCTCGACCCCGAGCAGGTCCATCGCACCCTCCGCGACCAGCGCTCCCGCGAGGATCTGGGGGGCGCGGTCGGCGGAGACGCCTGGCAGCCGGGCGCGCTCCGCCGAGGTCATCGCGGCGAGCCTGGGGACCCAGTCCTCAAGTGACTTACGACTCAGTCCGCGGGGCGCGTACGGGCCCTCACCGGAGCGCGCGGCGCCCGCGATGCGCGAAAGCTGCTTGAAGGTCTTGGAGGTCGCGACCACCCGGTCCGGCCTGCCGAAGCGGGTGAACTCCCCCACGGTCCTCGCGATCTCCGCGCGGACATGGCGGCGCAGCGCCCTGACGTCCTGCGGGTCGGGGGAATCGTCCGGCAGCCAGGCGTGGGTCAGCCGGCCGGCGCCGAGCGGCAGCGAGACGGCCGCGTCGGGGTCCTCGTCGATGCCGTACGCGATCTCCAGCGATCCGCCGCCGATGTCGAGCAGCAGCAGCCGGCCCGCGGACCAGCCGAACCAGCGGCGGGCCGCGAGAAAGGTGAGCCGGGCCTCGTCGGCGCCGGTGAGGACCTGGAGGTCGACGCCGGTCTCGTCGCGCACCCGGCTGAGGACGTGGTCGGCGTTGGTGGCCTCGCGCACGGCGGAGGTCGCGAACGACAGGACGCTCTCGGCGCCCTTGTCCTCAGCGGCCTGGAGGGCTTCGTTGACGGTGGCGACCAGCCGGTCTATGCCTTCGGGGCCGATCGCGCCTTCGCCGTCGAGCAGTTCGGCCAGGCGCAGCCCCACCTTGTGCGAGTGCGCGGGCAGCGGGCGGGCGCCGGGGTGGGCGTCGACCACCAGCAGGTGGACCGTGTTCGAACCGACGTCGAGGACTCCGAGTCTCATGGACGGAACGCTACTGGGCAGTGGCAAGCGGGTGGCCGTACGGGCTGAGAGGGGTGGTGTCCCCGTACGCTGGGTGCGTGCCAAAGACGAAAAAGGCGAAGCAGGACAAAGCCGCCAAGCAGCCGAAGCCGAAGAAGAACGACGAGCAGGGTCTGGACTTCGCCCGGGCCTGGGTCGAGTTCCCGGACCCCGCCGACGACGAACAGGTCTTCCGCTGCGACCTGACCTGGCTCACCTCGCGGTGGACCTGCATCTTCGGCAGCGGCTGCCAGGGCATCGAGGCGGGCCGCGCCGACGACGGCTGCTGCACGCTGGGGGCGCACTTCTCGGACGAGGACGACGAGCAGCGGGTGGCCGGTCATGTGGAACGGCTCACGCCGGACCTCTGGCAGTTCCACGACGTCGGTACGGAGACGGGCTGGGTCCAGCTCGACGAGGACGGGGAGCGCCAGACCCGGCGCTGGGAGGGTTCCTGCATCTTCCAGAACCGGCCCGGGTTCGCGGGTGGCGCGGGGTGCTCGCTGCACATCCTGGCGCTGCGGGAGGGCAAGGAGCCGCTGGAGACGAAGCCGGACGTCTGCTGGCAGCTGCCGGTCCGCCGGACGTACGACTGGATCGAGCGGCCCGACGAGTCGCGGGTGCTGCAGATCTCCATCGGCGAGTACGACCGGCGCGGCTGGGGCCCCGGCGGCCACGACCTGCACTGGTGGTGCACGTCGGCGACGTCCGCGCACGGCGCGGGTGACCCGGTCTATATGACGTACCGGCCGGAGCTGGTCGAGCTGATGGGCGCGCCTGCGTACGACCGCCTGGTGGAGCTGTGCGAGGAGCGGGTCGCCGCGCTGCTGCCGATGGCCCCGCACCCGGCCGACCCGCGGTAGGGCGGCGGCCGGCTGCTCGGTACGGCCTTCCCGTTACGACGGTGACGGCGGGCCCGGGGTCGACGGCGGTGATGTCGTCGGGGAGTCCGGGACGGACGGGGTGGGGCTGGGCGCCGGGGCCGACGAGGTCGGTGTCGGAGTGGGGGTCGGGCGGCCCGAAGGGGCCGGTCCGGTGGTCGGACCGTCCGACGGGGCCGGGCCGCCGTGGCCGTGGTGACCGTGGCCGTGCCCGCGGTGGTGGCTTCCGTCTGCCCGGCCGTACCCGTGGATCGAGACGACGGCGCCCGACGGGGCGATGGCGACCTGGGCCGACCAGGCGCCCGACGGTTCGCCGCGGCGGTCCACATACACCCGGACCGTGATCGAGCCGCCCGGCGACAGGACGCCCGACGAGCTGCTGAGGTAGAGCCACGGGGCGCTTCTGGTGGCCGACCAGGAGAGTGGGCGGTCTCCGCCGTTGGTCAGGGTGATCGAGGTACGGCCACCGGACGCGCGGGCCGCGACGGTGAGGCCGCCGGGGGCCGGCGAGCCGTCGCCCGCCTTCTTGTTCCCCGCGTCCGGACTGATGACCTCGACGGACACGTCCGGCGAACTGCTGTCGTCGGCGAACGGGGTGTGCTGGGTGCGGGCGTTGCCCGCGTTCTCGTAGTGGTCGTAGGGGCTCGCGCCGTTGCCGCTGGGCCCGTCGGCCTCGCTCGTCGTCACCGAACCGCCGTGCCCCTCGCCGGTGGAGGGCGCGTGGCGGTAGGCCACCCACAGGGCCAGCACCGGAGCGGCGACGACCGTGGCGACGACGGTGGTCGTCACGGCCCGCGAGCGCAGCCGGTCGCGGCGGGCGGCCCGGTCCTTCGGGTCCAGCGGGAAGCCCGTGCGGCCGAAGCGCGGGGCATGGCCACGGGGGGCGTGCAGCATCGCCGTGTACGCGGCGGATCGTTCCGCCACGACGAGCGGCAGGGCCGCAGGAGTGGCCGGTGGGACGGTGGAGCCGGGCCAGGGGCCCGCGGCTCCGGCGCGCTCGGCGACCCGGCGGCAGCGCGGGCAGTCGTCCACGTGCCGGACGAGTTCGCGGCGGAGCGCCGTGGAGAGCAGGACCCGGTTGTCGCCGGTGAGCCGGGCGACGCTCGGGCAGTTGCCGGTCTCGACGACGGCGAGGGCCGCACGGGTCCGCTCGACCTCGCAGGCTCCGGCGGCCAGCAGTTCACGGGCGGCCGCGGGCTCCAGGCCGAGTACGGCGGCGACTTCGCGCGGGCCGAGGCCGTGGCGTACCGCGAGCTCCAGCGCCTCGCGCTGCTCGGGGGTGGTGCCGGCGGCCTCGGGCCAGGCGAGGGTGGCGAGATCGCGGCGCTGCCGCTCGGCGGCCTCGGCGGCGCCCGGCTGCTCGGGCGCAGACGCGGGCTCCGGTGTACGGCCGGTGTGCGCGCCGGGGCGCAGCCTCTTCTGCTCGGCGAGCTTGCGCAGACAGGCCCAGCGCGCGAGGGCGTAGAGCCAGGCCCGGCGGCTCTGTTCGCCCGAGGGGCAGCGGCTGAACTGGCGTTCCGAGACGGCGAGCACCTCGCCGAGTACGGCGGTGGCCTCCGTGTGGTCGCACAGAACGGAGAGGCAGTAGGTGAAAAGGCCGTCCAGATATGCCTCGTAACGGACCGGCGGCCGCTGTTCCGTCGGGTGGGGGGCGCGCCGGTGCGCCCGGTGTGCGCCGGTGGTGTGTGTGGGGTTCTCCAGCCTGCTGCTCGTCACCCGGCGACGGTAGGCCGCCAATAGCCGCCTTCTAGCACCTCTTGAGGGCATTTAATCCTTACGGGTGAACGTATCCCTCAAAAGGGGACAGGAATCCCGGATTCCGGCCGCCGTCCCCGGCCGTGGGACCGCTGTCGGTGCGGCCGGTTACGGTGGCGCCATGGCCACCCGTGCGAAGACCAGAGAACGGCCGTCCTACCGCTGCACCGAGTGCGGGTACACGACGGCCAAGTGGCTGGGCCGCTGCCCCGAGTGCCAGACGTGGGGGACGGTCGAGGAGCAGGGCGGCGGGCCCGCCGTGCGGACGACCGCGGCCGGTCCGGTCAGCAGCGCCGCCGTCCCCATCGGCCAGGTCGACAGCCGGACGGCGACAGCGCGTTCGACCGGGGTCACCGAGCTGGACCGGGTACTCGGCGGCGGTCTGGTGCCGGGGGCCGTGGTGCTGCTCGCCGGAGAGCCGGGCGTCGGCAAGTCCACGCTGCTGCTCGACGTGGCGGCGAAGGCGGCGGGCTCCGACCACCGCACGCTCTACGTGACGGCCGAGGAGTCCGCGAGCCAGGTCAGGCTGCGCGCCGACCGGATCCACGCGATCAACGACCACCTCTATCTGGCCGCCGAGACGGACCTGGCGGCGGTGCTCGGCCATCTCGACGCTGTGAAGCCGTCCCTGCTGGTCCTGGACTCCGTACAGACGGTGGCCTCACCCGAACTGGACGGTGCGCCGGGCGGTATGGCGCAGGTGCGCGAGGTGGCGGGCGCGCTGATCCGCGCCTCCAAGGAGCGCGGGATGGCCACGCTGCTCGTCGGGCACGTCACGAAGGACGGCGCCATCGCCGGGCCCCGGCTCCTTGAGCACCTGGTGGACGTCGTGCTGTCCTTCGAGGGCGACCGGCACGCCCGGCTGCGGCTGGTCCGCGGCGTCAAGAACAGATACGGGGCGACCGACGAGGTCGGCTGCTTCGAGCTGCACGACGAGGGCATCACCGGGCTCGCCGATCCGAGCGGGCTGTTCCTGACGCGCCGTGACGAACCGGTGCCCGGGACGTGTCTGACGGTCACCCTGGAGGGCAAGCGCCCCCTGGTCGCCGAGGTCCAGGCGCTCACGGTCGACTCGCAGATCCCCTCACCCCGGCGCACCACCTCCGGCCTGGAGACCTCCCGGGTGTCGATGATGCTCGCCGTACTCGAACAGCGCGGCAGGATCAGCGCGCTCGGCAAGCGAGACATCTACACGGCGACGGTCGGCGGCGTGAAGCTCACCGAACCGGCCGCCGACCTGGCCGTCGCGCTCGCCCTGGCCTCCGCCGCCAGCGACGTCCCGCTCCCGAAGAACCTGGTGGCGATCGGTGAAGTGGGTCTCGCCGGCGAGGTCAGAAGGGTCACCGGCGTCCAGCGCAGGCTCGCCGAGGCGCACCGTCTCGGCTTCACCCACGCCCTCGTACCGACCGACCCGGGGAAGGTCCCCGCCGGGATGAAGGTCATCGAAGTGGCGGACATGGGGGACGCGCTGCGGGCCCTTCCGCGCCGTTCAAGGGCCCGCGCGCCCCAGGACGAGTGAGTGCGCCGGTAGACTTTGCCCTGGTCTCGCCTGTCCGTACGAGCCGGAGGAGTGCAGTGGCAGCCAATGACCGAGCAGCACCCGGGAGATCCGGCGGGAGCTCGTCCGGCAATGAATCGCTGATGCGGGCCACGCTGAGCGCTGTCGCGCCCGGTACCGCGCTGCGCGACGGCCTGGAGCGGATCCTCCGCGGGAACACCGGCGGCCTGATCGTCCTGGGCATGGACAAGAGCGTCGAAGCGATGTGCACCGGCGGTTTCGTCATGGACGTGGAGTTCGCCGCGACCCGCCTGCGGGAGCTGTGCAAGCTCGACGGCGCGCTGATCCTCGACAAGGATCTGACCAAGATCCTCCGGGCCGGTGTCCAGCTGGTCCCCGACGCGTCGATCCCCACCGAGGAGACCGGCACCCGCCACCGCACGGCGGACCGGGTCTCCAAGCAGTGCGGCTTCCCCGTCGTCTCCGTATCGCAGTCGATGCACCTGATCGCGCTGTACGTGGACGGGGAGCG
This window harbors:
- a CDS encoding BACON domain-containing protein — protein: MTSSRLENPTHTTGAHRAHRRAPHPTEQRPPVRYEAYLDGLFTYCLSVLCDHTEATAVLGEVLAVSERQFSRCPSGEQSRRAWLYALARWACLRKLAEQKRLRPGAHTGRTPEPASAPEQPGAAEAAERQRRDLATLAWPEAAGTTPEQREALELAVRHGLGPREVAAVLGLEPAAARELLAAGACEVERTRAALAVVETGNCPSVARLTGDNRVLLSTALRRELVRHVDDCPRCRRVAERAGAAGPWPGSTVPPATPAALPLVVAERSAAYTAMLHAPRGHAPRFGRTGFPLDPKDRAARRDRLRSRAVTTTVVATVVAAPVLALWVAYRHAPSTGEGHGGSVTTSEADGPSGNGASPYDHYENAGNARTQHTPFADDSSSPDVSVEVISPDAGNKKAGDGSPAPGGLTVAARASGGRTSITLTNGGDRPLSWSATRSAPWLYLSSSSGVLSPGGSITVRVYVDRRGEPSGAWSAQVAIAPSGAVVSIHGYGRADGSHHRGHGHGHHGHGGPAPSDGPTTGPAPSGRPTPTPTPTSSAPAPSPTPSVPDSPTTSPPSTPGPPSPS
- a CDS encoding Ppx/GppA phosphatase family protein — translated: MRLGVLDVGSNTVHLLVVDAHPGARPLPAHSHKVGLRLAELLDGEGAIGPEGIDRLVATVNEALQAAEDKGAESVLSFATSAVREATNADHVLSRVRDETGVDLQVLTGADEARLTFLAARRWFGWSAGRLLLLDIGGGSLEIAYGIDEDPDAAVSLPLGAGRLTHAWLPDDSPDPQDVRALRRHVRAEIARTVGEFTRFGRPDRVVATSKTFKQLSRIAGAARSGEGPYAPRGLSRKSLEDWVPRLAAMTSAERARLPGVSADRAPQILAGALVAEGAMDLLGVEELEVCPWALREGVILRRLDHLPVR
- the radA gene encoding DNA repair protein RadA, which gives rise to MATRAKTRERPSYRCTECGYTTAKWLGRCPECQTWGTVEEQGGGPAVRTTAAGPVSSAAVPIGQVDSRTATARSTGVTELDRVLGGGLVPGAVVLLAGEPGVGKSTLLLDVAAKAAGSDHRTLYVTAEESASQVRLRADRIHAINDHLYLAAETDLAAVLGHLDAVKPSLLVLDSVQTVASPELDGAPGGMAQVREVAGALIRASKERGMATLLVGHVTKDGAIAGPRLLEHLVDVVLSFEGDRHARLRLVRGVKNRYGATDEVGCFELHDEGITGLADPSGLFLTRRDEPVPGTCLTVTLEGKRPLVAEVQALTVDSQIPSPRRTTSGLETSRVSMMLAVLEQRGRISALGKRDIYTATVGGVKLTEPAADLAVALALASAASDVPLPKNLVAIGEVGLAGEVRRVTGVQRRLAEAHRLGFTHALVPTDPGKVPAGMKVIEVADMGDALRALPRRSRARAPQDE
- a CDS encoding class I SAM-dependent methyltransferase, with the translated sequence MTELALSSDRVAAQYAAARPGYPPELFDAVEAMAHRPLKGAYVVDVGAGTGIATGLLRDRGAEVVAVEPGPGMAAQLRSALPGVPLVRGVGGALPLASGRADFVTYAQAWHWTEPTRSVPEALRVLKPRGVLALWWNVPDLSVRWAADQEARLKKRLPEYYRYGTAPRAPVIIKTLYDGLTPAFRRLQWSREVDIDTHIAQLSSRSYVAAAPEKDAAPALADERAELLRIFPEGRVREEYVINLTAVRKPAN
- a CDS encoding sugar phosphate isomerase/epimerase family protein — its product is MAEPVVRIPDAKVALSTASVYPESTATAFEIAARLGYDGVEVMVWTDPVSQDIEALRRLSDHHRIPVLAVHAPCLLITQRVWSTDPWTKLQRARSAAERLGASTVVVHPPFRWQRSYARDFVDGIWRMADETGVRFAVENMYPWRYRDREMLAYAPDWDVTSDDYRHFTADLSHTATARTDAMAMIGRMGPRLAHVHLADGRGSGKDEHLVPGRGTQPCAELLEGLAGSGFDGHVVIEVNTRRAMSTAEREADLAEALAFTRLHLATRVHHP
- a CDS encoding TetR/AcrR family transcriptional regulator, with translation MTGPAGDDSGAPAGADSAPARRRGRPPRDRAAEGGGARTRILESARREFSERGYDKTSVRGIAKAAGVDAALVHHYFGTKDEVFEAAIEVTMEPAQFVTSLLEAGPDRIGERLARYFLGVWENPATRTPLLAIVRSALTHEAAGKVLRGFVFQRVLERVAADLDVPDPQFRAELAASHMVGIAMLRYVIKVEPMASAEVDDIVAMVAPTLQRYLTE
- the ilvD gene encoding dihydroxy-acid dehydratase yields the protein MPELRSRTVTHGRNMAGARALMRASGVASEDIGKPIIAVANSFTEFVPGHTHLQPVGRIVSEAIKAAGAVPREFNTIAVDDGIAMGHGGMLYSLPSRDLIADSVEYMVEAHCADALICISNCDKITPGMLMAALRLNIPTVFVSGGPMEAGKATLVDGTVRKLDLVNAISDAVDENVSDEDILRIEENACPTCGSCSGMFTANSMNCLTEALGLALPGNGSVLATHTARKALYENAGRTVVEIAKRHYEQDDESVLPRAIAGRAAFDNAMALDISMGGSTNTILHLLAAAQEAGLPYGLADMDEVSRRVPCLSKVAPNVAPGGTYYMEDVHRAGGIPAILGELYRGGMLNEDVHSVHSPSLADWLKTWDVRGGSPSAEAVELWHAAPGCVRSAEAFSQSERWDTLDTDAAGGCIRDAEHAYSKDGGLAVLKGNLAVDGCVVKTAGVDESIWTFEGPAVVCESQEEAVDKILRKEIAPGDVVVIRYEGPKGGPGMQEMLYPTSFLKGRGLGKVCALVTDGRFSGGTSGLSIGHASPEAAAGGTIALVEDGDRIRIAIPDRSIELLVSDEELASRRAALNGVYAPKNRERKVSQALKAYAAMATSADRGAVRDVSKLG